A section of the Elizabethkingia anophelis R26 genome encodes:
- a CDS encoding erythromycin esterase family protein — MKKIFLALSLMTGFLYVEAQDNAIKTTELNLAKDYLKIAAPIAKEIGNNTIIGLGEGTHGTKEFNEIRAAISKNLITKQHFSIICFESPYGDMFYLNKAVNSDTDIKTAMKQYLLSIWQTKEIEELLLWVRDYNKKNKNQILLSGADFNFVSNSVKILESEFKNNSTLKALTDDLLSKAKYQDEMWSKRNDKNFRVDMPAVIKNGTQAYELASNIEETAKKDNISLSTEAKLALQNIKFGFKVMYEASKQNYDISRDQMMAEMVTKTHQLYNNKKVIVIAHNGHIAFTFPFSDDLGMGGYLKKQFGEKYYSLATLTASGTYSATLDNTDTNDNKYQAYPLPAPLKESWQNYFSEFKNENFYLNLRNNNGNLKGNFSLALWGYFYLDPVKFEKNIYTPKISNLNNYFDGIIFLKKTNASEHLN, encoded by the coding sequence ATGAAAAAAATATTTTTAGCATTATCACTTATGACAGGATTTCTCTATGTAGAAGCACAGGATAATGCAATAAAAACAACAGAACTCAATTTAGCTAAAGATTACCTGAAAATAGCAGCTCCAATTGCAAAAGAAATCGGAAATAATACCATTATAGGTCTTGGAGAAGGAACACACGGAACTAAAGAATTTAATGAAATAAGAGCTGCAATCTCTAAAAATCTGATCACAAAACAACATTTCAGTATCATATGCTTTGAATCACCATATGGAGATATGTTCTATCTTAATAAAGCTGTTAACTCTGATACCGACATTAAAACTGCCATGAAACAATATCTCCTTTCTATATGGCAGACTAAAGAAATTGAAGAACTCTTATTATGGGTAAGAGATTACAATAAGAAGAATAAAAATCAAATTTTACTTTCCGGCGCCGATTTTAATTTTGTATCCAATTCGGTTAAAATCCTTGAAAGTGAATTTAAAAATAACAGCACACTAAAAGCTCTAACAGATGATTTGCTGTCTAAAGCAAAATATCAGGATGAGATGTGGAGCAAACGAAATGATAAAAACTTCCGTGTCGATATGCCGGCGGTTATAAAAAATGGTACACAAGCCTACGAATTGGCCAGTAATATTGAGGAGACGGCAAAAAAAGATAATATTAGCCTCTCTACTGAAGCTAAACTGGCATTGCAAAACATCAAATTTGGCTTTAAAGTGATGTACGAAGCTAGCAAGCAAAATTATGATATTTCAAGAGATCAGATGATGGCGGAAATGGTTACAAAAACCCATCAGCTTTATAATAATAAGAAAGTTATAGTTATAGCTCATAATGGACACATAGCTTTTACTTTCCCTTTTTCTGATGATTTGGGAATGGGTGGCTATCTCAAAAAGCAGTTTGGTGAAAAATACTATTCATTGGCAACATTAACAGCGTCTGGTACTTATAGTGCAACTTTGGATAATACAGATACTAATGATAACAAATACCAGGCATATCCGCTCCCTGCCCCATTAAAAGAAAGCTGGCAAAATTATTTTTCAGAATTTAAAAATGAGAATTTTTACCTGAACCTCAGAAATAATAATGGAAATCTAAAAGGCAATTTTTCTTTGGCGCTATGGGGATACTTTTATCTGGATCCGGTAAAGTTTGAGAAAAATATATACACTCCGAAAATCAGTAATTTGAATAATTACTTCGACGGCATTATTTTCCTCAAAAAAACAAATGCCTCTGAACATTTAAACTGA
- a CDS encoding phage integrase SAM-like domain-containing protein, giving the protein MTLDFTLSGNTILKNINLILNTDCEYFNIHTSLRIPYEEWDEEKKRPKNIYLKKDKKLNNKLNFLKKEIASFIIQRQIDKKEINKKIISKLIKNLIKQPHEQVSESSFLFYIHQYINERKDFICNSTFKRYKVFYNLIQRFEGYIMKNLFIDDINMKFVKKLIIYGKEEGYSENTIYRTIDFVKTILNFLEGKGIRTPVREINVRKEKQQKYVLTLSEKEIIQIKNTCVPDELEQTKDWLIISCYTGQRFSDFMKFSTCQIIEVDDKKCIKFIQKKTKNEITLPLHPVVMDILYKNENTFPESMDIITYNKQVKLIAKMAGINSTLKVKIRTKHRVISLITEKWRAISSHIGRRSFATNFYGKIPTPLLMRATGHSTEQVFLKYINYTDNEHIIPLSNHFDRIYNSIIL; this is encoded by the coding sequence ATGACTCTTGACTTTACACTTTCTGGTAATACAATTCTCAAAAACATTAACTTAATTTTAAATACTGATTGTGAATATTTTAACATCCATACTTCATTAAGAATTCCATATGAGGAATGGGATGAAGAAAAAAAAAGACCAAAAAATATTTATCTTAAAAAAGATAAGAAACTTAACAATAAATTAAATTTTCTAAAAAAAGAAATAGCGTCATTTATTATTCAAAGACAAATTGATAAAAAGGAAATCAACAAAAAGATTATTTCTAAATTAATTAAAAACCTTATAAAACAACCTCATGAACAAGTATCTGAGAGTTCTTTTCTTTTTTATATACACCAATACATTAATGAGCGAAAGGATTTTATTTGTAATTCTACTTTTAAACGGTATAAAGTTTTTTACAATTTAATACAAAGGTTTGAAGGATATATCATGAAAAATTTATTTATAGATGATATTAATATGAAGTTTGTAAAAAAACTTATTATATATGGAAAAGAAGAAGGATATAGTGAAAATACAATCTATAGAACAATTGATTTTGTAAAAACTATTCTAAACTTTCTTGAAGGAAAAGGCATAAGAACTCCAGTTAGAGAAATTAATGTTAGAAAAGAAAAGCAGCAAAAATATGTATTAACTCTCTCTGAAAAAGAAATTATACAAATTAAAAACACATGTGTACCAGATGAGTTAGAACAAACTAAAGACTGGCTTATTATAAGTTGCTATACTGGACAAAGATTCTCTGATTTTATGAAATTTTCTACATGTCAAATCATTGAAGTGGATGATAAAAAGTGTATAAAATTTATCCAGAAAAAAACAAAAAATGAAATTACTCTTCCTTTACATCCAGTAGTAATGGATATATTATATAAAAATGAAAATACTTTTCCCGAATCTATGGATATTATAACTTATAATAAGCAAGTTAAACTTATTGCTAAAATGGCTGGTATTAATAGTACTTTAAAAGTTAAAATACGAACAAAACATAGAGTCATATCTCTAATTACAGAGAAATGGAGGGCTATAAGCAGTCATATAGGCAGAAGAAGTTTCGCAACGAATTTTTATGGAAAAATTCCAACTCCTTTACTAATGAGAGCAACAGGGCATTCTACAGAGCAAGTATTTCTAAAATATATTAATTACACAGATAACGAACATATTATTCCTTTAAGTAATCACTTTGATAGAATATATAATAGCATCATATTATAG
- a CDS encoding alkyl hydroperoxide reductase: MNFPKFAGKGYDFIIFQGTKQKTLIQGVIPDDGKFILNIPKEFAPYEGMSRWLITGTKEGGGLDMYIPGHDFSVSCLDSQPNDKNIVYVNNSGNTKLNSIYIQQEGILSRYQAMLLATKSYDVSSSYYSLFQSELDKQKQEYMFFQQNLRKRKDYISCFLLILNITRGMGETLTDSERQKGKDISRYISQDLDWTSLYTSGHWSEIIESFVSIHTYVLKDDLGFSEDFKMISDRISSPEIYTDFCERLTYYLKQLGKDEYIVKIAPIIISSGKLTNYDGTLSEYVNKNASK, from the coding sequence ATGAATTTTCCCAAATTTGCAGGGAAAGGTTACGATTTTATCATTTTTCAGGGCACAAAGCAAAAGACGCTAATACAAGGAGTGATTCCGGATGATGGGAAGTTTATTTTAAACATTCCCAAGGAATTTGCTCCATATGAGGGAATGAGCCGTTGGCTGATAACTGGAACAAAAGAAGGAGGCGGATTGGATATGTATATTCCAGGACATGATTTCTCTGTAAGTTGCCTGGACTCACAACCTAATGATAAGAATATTGTGTATGTTAACAATTCTGGAAATACCAAACTAAATAGCATTTACATACAACAGGAGGGGATATTATCTCGCTATCAAGCAATGTTACTGGCTACAAAATCCTATGATGTATCTAGTTCTTATTATTCATTATTTCAATCTGAATTAGATAAACAGAAGCAAGAGTATATGTTTTTTCAGCAAAACCTGAGAAAAAGAAAAGATTATATAAGTTGTTTTTTATTAATATTGAATATCACCCGTGGAATGGGGGAGACTCTTACCGATTCCGAGCGTCAAAAAGGCAAAGATATTTCCAGATATATTTCTCAGGATCTTGACTGGACTAGCTTATATACTTCTGGTCATTGGTCAGAGATCATTGAATCATTTGTAAGTATTCATACTTATGTATTGAAAGATGATTTAGGGTTTTCGGAAGATTTTAAAATGATAAGTGATAGAATTTCTTCACCTGAGATTTATACAGATTTTTGTGAACGATTAACCTATTATTTAAAACAGCTTGGAAAAGATGAATACATAGTAAAAATTGCTCCTATTATTATATCCTCTGGAAAACTCACCAATTACGACGGAACGTTATCAGAATATGTTAATAAAAATGCGAGTAAATAA
- a CDS encoding RNA-directed DNA polymerase — translation MDLLKYRLFAAYYNARKSKRNSISQLLFEIDYENNLLELYDDIITGRYKVGRSIAFIVEEPVKREIFAANFRDRVVHHLVYQLINPLLDKKFINDSYSCRKGRGTYYGILRAYENLKEVSNGFVSDVYILKLDIQGYFMNINKDILYDKLTKIINEEDFNNSITNDMTYNKIKNSVISYQLLFDLLRTIIYNTPENNCIIKGKLSDWNGLPNSKSLFKSKKGCGLPIGNLTSQLFSNVYLNSFDHYLKNELGVKYYGRYVDDFYIFHRSKNYLKYIMRESRNYLLKEGLELHPKKIYLQHYSKGFQFLGTYIKPHRIYIGKRTARNFKKRIEYYKQVIVNRDLSFNELEEFRSVLNSYLGMLSHYSTYRLRFKTLFRDFECIFYRYGSFSSDLNKFKIDSRNGL, via the coding sequence ATGGATTTACTAAAATATAGATTATTCGCTGCTTATTATAATGCCCGAAAGAGTAAGCGTAATAGTATTAGTCAATTATTATTTGAAATAGATTACGAAAATAACCTTTTGGAACTCTATGATGATATCATTACAGGGAGGTATAAAGTAGGGAGAAGCATCGCCTTTATAGTGGAAGAACCTGTTAAGCGAGAGATTTTTGCCGCTAATTTTAGAGATCGTGTAGTTCATCATTTGGTCTACCAATTAATAAATCCTTTACTAGATAAAAAATTTATCAATGACAGCTATAGCTGTCGAAAAGGTAGAGGTACATATTATGGAATATTAAGAGCCTATGAAAATTTAAAAGAAGTGAGTAATGGTTTTGTAAGTGATGTCTATATTCTAAAGTTAGATATTCAAGGGTACTTCATGAATATTAATAAAGATATACTTTATGATAAGCTTACAAAGATAATAAATGAGGAGGATTTTAATAATAGCATTACTAATGATATGACTTATAATAAAATAAAAAATAGTGTTATTAGTTATCAACTTCTTTTTGATCTTTTAAGAACAATTATATATAATACTCCAGAAAATAATTGTATTATTAAGGGTAAACTATCTGATTGGAATGGTTTACCCAATAGTAAAAGTTTATTTAAATCAAAGAAGGGTTGTGGTTTACCAATTGGAAATCTTACATCACAGCTATTTAGTAATGTATATCTCAATAGTTTTGATCATTATTTAAAGAATGAGTTGGGAGTAAAATATTATGGGCGCTATGTAGATGATTTTTATATTTTTCATCGATCTAAGAATTATCTTAAATATATTATGAGGGAATCTCGCAATTATCTTTTAAAAGAGGGACTAGAGCTTCATCCTAAAAAGATTTATTTACAACATTATAGTAAGGGTTTTCAATTTTTAGGGACTTACATAAAGCCTCATAGGATTTATATAGGTAAAAGAACTGCCCGAAATTTTAAGAAAAGGATTGAATACTATAAACAAGTTATAGTAAACAGAGACCTTTCTTTCAATGAATTGGAAGAGTTTCGTTCAGTATTAAATTCTTATTTAGGTATGCTTTCCCATTATAGTACCTATAGATTAAGATTTAAGACTTTGTTTAGAGATTTTGAATGTATTTTTTACCGTTATGGTTCTTTTTCATCGGATTTAAATAAGTTTAAAATTGACTCTAGGAATGGTTTGTAA
- a CDS encoding ABC transporter substrate-binding protein — protein sequence MKTLFLASGLVFFLFSCKKTEQNFQKEDTQISQRLHFKEDKDNFRITSGKFDIELKKSVFPLKRVIFLNSTLIGYMTELGLEDKIVGVSNPEYIFSEKVQQLIKAGKIQNIGSEQKYDVEKILALKPDAIFTNYIASFENTYELLKKNGIKIIFLDEYMEQKPLEKSAYLKLYGKLFDVEEKSDSLYNLIENNYNELKLQASQAKDKPEVICNEMYGNLWFVPGGNSFAAQYFKDANASYPWQSLPNENSIPLSFEEVFAKSAKATYWVNVGEYKKKSELLAFNPVYAKLHPFKNGKVYSLYGSVKGKSNDYFASGVVRADKVLHDYVNIFHPNLLKDTAMVYMKELK from the coding sequence ATGAAAACACTTTTTTTAGCATCAGGTCTCGTTTTTTTTCTGTTCTCCTGTAAAAAAACAGAACAGAATTTTCAGAAAGAAGATACTCAGATTTCCCAACGACTTCATTTTAAAGAAGATAAAGATAACTTCCGAATTACCTCCGGAAAGTTCGATATTGAGCTAAAAAAATCAGTTTTCCCATTAAAAAGAGTAATTTTCCTGAACTCAACACTTATCGGATATATGACCGAGCTTGGGTTAGAGGATAAAATTGTCGGAGTTTCCAATCCGGAATATATATTTTCAGAGAAAGTTCAGCAGCTTATTAAAGCCGGAAAAATCCAGAATATAGGATCTGAACAAAAATATGATGTAGAAAAAATACTGGCTTTAAAACCTGATGCTATTTTCACTAATTACATCGCTTCATTCGAAAATACCTACGAACTGCTAAAGAAAAATGGCATTAAGATCATCTTCCTTGACGAATACATGGAACAAAAGCCTCTGGAAAAAAGTGCCTATCTGAAACTATATGGAAAGCTATTTGACGTTGAAGAGAAATCCGATTCTCTGTATAACCTTATTGAAAATAATTACAACGAATTAAAACTTCAGGCTTCTCAGGCAAAGGACAAACCAGAAGTTATCTGTAATGAGATGTACGGAAACCTGTGGTTCGTTCCGGGTGGGAACAGCTTTGCAGCACAATACTTTAAAGATGCCAATGCCAGCTATCCATGGCAGTCTTTACCTAATGAAAACTCGATTCCTTTAAGCTTTGAGGAAGTTTTTGCCAAATCAGCCAAGGCTACTTATTGGGTAAATGTTGGAGAATATAAAAAGAAAAGTGAATTATTAGCTTTCAATCCTGTATATGCTAAGCTTCACCCTTTTAAAAATGGAAAAGTTTACAGCCTTTATGGCAGTGTAAAAGGTAAATCCAATGATTATTTTGCTTCTGGTGTAGTTCGTGCCGATAAAGTACTTCATGATTACGTGAATATTTTCCACCCAAACCTGTTGAAAGATACAGCAATGGTGTACATGAAGGAGCTCAAATAA
- a CDS encoding tyrosine-type recombinase/integrase — translation MFKNLMPNGCSYANLFIFPNPKKVSPKDAMKQKWYVGCKFYDPIYSDKYPKGYFWRKMGLAEFKDYKERLKAANILLDEMQRALDKCYNPIPEVRKFQPIDEGDYSPDLYLIEALELAFKDHAENITKEYAAGIKSNLKKIKPIIVKLKYDYLKIRDTELKHVKKILDNCILSSYSYNKYKIHLSTLFNILCANSCLIQNPCEYIPVKNHIKKDKKILTKDQFDEIYNFLLDRYPDYANYCQIFHMSGCRSTELLGIKRSEVNIEKQEFIITVKKRSSHIRETRAIIPEALPFWKIQVDKCLFEDDYLFGVGFSPELRDGPITHDLPGKYWKRYIQKKFNIDITFYPLKHLFLDKIAELYGIEAAQGMAGHLNGKTTEIYAIYNKKRELEKLKKISLEIGDM, via the coding sequence ATGTTTAAAAACTTAATGCCAAATGGGTGTAGCTATGCTAACCTATTTATTTTTCCAAATCCTAAAAAAGTTTCTCCGAAAGATGCCATGAAACAAAAATGGTATGTTGGTTGTAAATTCTATGACCCTATTTATTCTGATAAGTATCCGAAAGGCTATTTCTGGAGAAAGATGGGGTTAGCTGAATTCAAAGATTATAAAGAGCGGCTTAAAGCAGCTAATATTTTATTAGATGAAATGCAACGAGCATTAGATAAATGTTATAATCCAATCCCTGAAGTTAGAAAGTTTCAGCCTATAGATGAAGGAGATTATTCTCCTGATTTATATTTAATAGAAGCTTTGGAGTTAGCTTTTAAAGATCATGCTGAAAATATTACAAAGGAATATGCTGCAGGTATAAAATCTAATTTAAAAAAGATAAAACCAATAATTGTAAAATTAAAATATGATTATTTAAAAATACGAGATACAGAGTTGAAACATGTTAAGAAAATTCTAGATAATTGTATTTTATCTTCTTATTCCTATAATAAATATAAGATTCACCTTTCTACCTTGTTTAATATACTTTGTGCGAATTCCTGTCTAATACAAAATCCCTGTGAGTATATTCCGGTAAAAAATCATATCAAGAAAGATAAAAAGATCCTTACTAAGGATCAATTTGATGAAATCTATAATTTTCTTTTAGATAGGTATCCAGATTATGCAAATTATTGTCAAATATTTCATATGTCAGGATGTCGTTCTACGGAACTTTTAGGAATTAAGAGGTCGGAAGTTAACATAGAAAAACAAGAATTTATTATTACTGTTAAAAAACGAAGCTCTCATATTAGAGAAACGCGTGCAATTATTCCGGAGGCTCTGCCTTTTTGGAAAATACAAGTTGATAAGTGTCTTTTTGAAGATGACTATTTGTTTGGGGTAGGCTTTTCCCCAGAGTTACGGGATGGGCCTATAACACATGATTTGCCTGGGAAATATTGGAAGAGGTATATTCAGAAAAAATTTAATATTGATATAACATTTTACCCATTAAAACATTTGTTTCTGGATAAAATTGCTGAGCTGTATGGTATTGAAGCCGCTCAAGGAATGGCTGGACATCTAAACGGGAAAACAACTGAAATATATGCCATATATAATAAAAAAAGAGAATTAGAAAAATTAAAAAAAATATCCCTAGAAATTGGAGATATGTAA
- a CDS encoding four helix bundle protein codes for MALYDQLPIYKDSYDLLLLLYQISKNMDRDYKFTLGEKIKSAAADFIINIYRANSREDKSVILEEAKNQIEIIRLMLRVYKDLHQISIKDYIKVSEKLESCSKQVNAWYKSQKKQKASTCRPEF; via the coding sequence ATGGCATTATATGATCAGTTGCCTATCTATAAAGATAGTTATGATTTATTGTTGTTATTATATCAAATTTCTAAAAATATGGATCGTGATTATAAGTTTACATTGGGAGAGAAAATAAAATCTGCTGCAGCTGATTTTATTATAAATATATACAGAGCTAATAGCAGAGAAGATAAGTCAGTGATTTTAGAGGAAGCAAAAAATCAAATAGAGATCATTAGGCTTATGCTGAGAGTTTATAAAGATTTGCATCAAATTTCGATTAAAGATTATATAAAGGTTTCTGAAAAATTGGAAAGTTGTAGTAAACAAGTTAATGCTTGGTATAAAAGTCAAAAGAAACAAAAAGCATCTACATGTAGGCCAGAGTTCTAA
- a CDS encoding FISUMP domain-containing protein — protein sequence MKKNIYLLRNTFFITALLFLGSCRSTDTESTLSGNGTSAVSFKLMGSDYADSGKLSGQASLSKGGVTNFGNQIQRHSLLVTPSNLITAELSPSTESSRVSANASLKLNSIAVASGDPLTSGIRFRAIAYRQSNGNYHIHQDFTIGQTVAPMMLDNGSAYNIVVYSYGTSTLPDITDGEKDNISNAVVNYDDNNRDFMYRNIPFTPTNSTNTLNITLRHKVAQITAIVNSVGMGNITNITNGLLTPHYSNGVVALSNGVMSGRSTTTSGSSLIFPSSSFPGTTQTASPVFVNADTGGNLTGKFSADITIAGTTKTISLPNSFKITPENKSNLTINLVKCGAYIGPNTDPANYKEFMCQNLGATSGINPFSPEAGNHGAKYQWGAQTNETGRYISQSDDQSNSGAITGWNSSSKPNGSWSDASKINNPCPPGYRVPTKAQWQAVIDNNKNVERVTTDGWVSSITNYSSALYFRNPSNIRTLMLPAAGYRGNADGTLYSRGSYGTYWSSSEETSYAHYLYFNSSSVDVFNLNRTFGFSVRCVAE from the coding sequence ATGAAAAAGAATATATATTTACTCAGAAATACGTTTTTTATAACAGCTTTGTTATTTTTAGGCTCTTGTCGCAGTACAGATACAGAAAGCACATTATCTGGTAATGGTACATCTGCAGTAAGTTTTAAACTTATGGGAAGTGATTATGCTGATTCGGGTAAATTATCAGGTCAAGCTTCTTTAAGTAAAGGAGGTGTAACAAATTTTGGGAATCAGATACAACGTCATAGTTTACTAGTAACTCCCAGTAACTTAATTACTGCAGAGCTGTCACCTTCAACAGAGTCATCGAGAGTTTCAGCAAATGCTTCTTTGAAATTAAATTCCATAGCAGTAGCTTCGGGAGACCCTCTCACATCAGGAATTAGATTTAGGGCGATAGCATACCGACAAAGTAATGGCAATTACCACATTCATCAGGATTTTACTATTGGACAGACAGTTGCACCTATGATGCTTGACAACGGATCTGCTTATAATATAGTTGTATATTCTTATGGAACGTCTACTCTTCCTGATATTACTGATGGTGAAAAGGATAATATCAGTAATGCAGTAGTAAACTATGATGATAATAACAGGGATTTTATGTACCGGAACATACCATTTACTCCTACTAACAGTACTAACACATTAAATATAACTTTAAGACATAAGGTTGCTCAAATTACAGCTATAGTAAATTCAGTTGGTATGGGAAATATAACAAATATTACTAATGGATTATTAACTCCTCATTATAGTAATGGTGTTGTAGCTTTGTCAAATGGTGTTATGTCTGGAAGGAGTACCACGACTTCTGGATCTTCGTTAATTTTTCCTTCTTCATCTTTTCCAGGAACAACACAAACAGCTAGCCCTGTATTTGTAAATGCAGATACAGGAGGAAATCTAACAGGAAAATTTTCTGCCGATATAACTATAGCAGGAACTACCAAAACGATTAGCTTACCTAATTCTTTTAAGATTACTCCAGAGAATAAAAGTAATTTGACTATTAATTTAGTAAAATGTGGTGCTTATATTGGTCCAAATACAGATCCTGCTAATTATAAGGAGTTTATGTGTCAAAATCTTGGTGCTACTTCAGGTATAAATCCTTTTAGTCCTGAAGCGGGTAATCACGGTGCAAAGTATCAATGGGGGGCACAGACTAATGAAACTGGTCGATATATTTCTCAATCTGATGATCAGTCCAATTCAGGTGCTATAACCGGATGGAATTCAAGTTCAAAACCTAATGGCTCCTGGAGTGATGCGAGCAAAATAAATAATCCATGTCCTCCAGGATACAGAGTTCCTACTAAAGCTCAATGGCAGGCTGTTATAGATAATAATAAAAATGTAGAAAGAGTAACTACAGATGGATGGGTCTCTAGTATTACTAACTATAGTTCTGCACTTTACTTTAGAAATCCTTCAAATATACGCACACTAATGCTCCCTGCTGCCGGTTATCGTGGCAACGCAGACGGAACGCTCTACAGTAGAGGTAGCTACGGCACGTATTGGAGTTCTAGTGAAGAGACTTCTTATGCGCACTACCTGTACTTTAATAGCAGTAGTGTGGATGTGTTCAATCTCAATCGTACGTTCGGTTTTTCTGTTCGTTGTGTTGCAGAATAG
- a CDS encoding Pr6Pr family membrane protein, translating to MKRNIAFIFAALGWFAVIAQYYLMIENRTISVSEATIRFFSFFTILTNILVALYFSIIFISGNKSVSLINAPGTLTFITIYITVVGLVYQVALRHLWHPQGMQRLVDELLHSVIPIFVVLFWYLYEAKKSLKFRQTIKWLTYPLIYFIYILVRGNQSGFYPYPFIDVSVLGFPAVIQNAFFLLLFFLGLSFAFILIGKQLDKK from the coding sequence ATGAAGAGAAATATAGCTTTTATATTTGCTGCATTAGGATGGTTTGCTGTTATTGCACAATACTATCTGATGATTGAAAACAGAACTATTTCTGTTTCTGAAGCCACAATAAGGTTTTTTAGTTTTTTTACTATTCTTACCAACATACTTGTAGCTCTTTATTTCAGTATTATCTTCATTTCCGGAAATAAATCCGTTTCTTTAATTAATGCTCCCGGAACACTTACATTTATTACTATTTACATTACTGTAGTAGGATTGGTTTATCAGGTGGCTCTCAGACATCTTTGGCACCCTCAGGGAATGCAAAGACTTGTTGATGAATTACTGCACTCGGTTATTCCAATTTTCGTTGTCCTCTTCTGGTATTTATATGAAGCCAAGAAAAGCTTAAAATTCCGTCAAACTATAAAATGGCTCACCTACCCGCTCATTTATTTTATTTATATCCTCGTTCGCGGAAATCAATCTGGCTTTTACCCTTATCCTTTTATTGATGTTTCAGTATTAGGCTTTCCAGCTGTTATACAAAATGCATTTTTTCTGTTACTCTTTTTTCTAGGGCTATCTTTTGCTTTTATTCTAATAGGAAAGCAGTTGGATAAAAAATAG
- a CDS encoding helix-turn-helix domain-containing protein, producing the protein MKIETEFYKPDNNTLNKYIEGFYFISKQEIENSFSYQTFPNNYNIVSAYLDSDVKLEKDKITVISSKNKFTSTLVKKYIRPIEIKVNAIVDEITIYFKPAGLNHFIDDISSLFENDFSYFNPFSDYEAEMTKILLTKERNIQLELLEKYWISKLIQKDLTPVESWLSDINSTLSIEEIAEKNQISRQYFNKMFRKYVGKSPSEFRKINKFRNSITQKNKNQNLLELSLDADFYDQSHFIRNFKELAKVNPGSFFNNVDTSKENIWLFEE; encoded by the coding sequence ATGAAGATCGAAACAGAATTTTATAAACCAGACAATAATACCCTGAACAAGTATATTGAAGGGTTTTATTTTATTTCCAAACAGGAAATTGAAAATTCTTTCAGCTATCAAACCTTTCCAAACAATTACAATATTGTTTCTGCTTATTTGGATTCAGATGTAAAACTGGAAAAAGATAAAATCACGGTTATTTCTTCCAAAAATAAGTTTACCTCTACTCTTGTAAAAAAATATATTAGACCTATAGAAATTAAAGTCAATGCAATAGTAGACGAAATTACAATCTATTTTAAACCTGCCGGTCTCAACCATTTTATAGACGATATATCTTCTCTGTTTGAAAATGATTTCAGCTACTTCAATCCTTTTAGTGATTATGAAGCTGAAATGACAAAAATACTGCTCACCAAGGAAAGAAATATCCAGTTGGAGCTTCTGGAAAAGTATTGGATTTCAAAGTTAATTCAAAAAGATCTTACGCCTGTTGAAAGTTGGCTTTCAGATATCAATTCCACATTGAGTATAGAAGAAATTGCAGAAAAAAATCAGATTTCGAGACAATATTTTAATAAAATGTTCCGGAAATATGTAGGAAAATCTCCTTCTGAGTTTCGAAAAATTAATAAATTCAGAAATTCGATTACCCAAAAGAATAAAAATCAGAATCTTTTAGAACTATCTTTGGATGCTGACTTTTATGATCAGTCACATTTTATCCGGAATTTTAAAGAACTCGCTAAAGTAAATCCTGGCTCTTTTTTCAATAATGTAGATACCTCTAAAGAAAATATCTGGTTGTTCGAAGAATAG
- a CDS encoding SemiSWEET family transporter translates to MKNKLNTIIGSIGAAIGIFVFLAYIPQIIANLEGIKGQPWQPLIAAISCFTWVIYGWTSQPKRDYILIIPNIFGVILGTMTFVTSL, encoded by the coding sequence ATGAAAAATAAATTAAATACAATTATAGGGTCGATTGGAGCTGCGATAGGAATATTTGTTTTTCTTGCATACATCCCACAAATTATTGCAAATTTGGAAGGTATAAAAGGGCAGCCATGGCAACCCTTGATTGCAGCAATCTCTTGTTTTACGTGGGTTATTTATGGATGGACTAGTCAACCAAAGCGTGATTACATTCTTATTATTCCTAATATATTTGGTGTTATTTTAGGAACTATGACTTTTGTTACCTCTTTATAA